One genomic region from Terriglobales bacterium encodes:
- a CDS encoding inositol-3-phosphate synthase: MAKEKKTASDKIAAAKGKLGIMIPGMGAVATTFVAGVEAVRKGHAKPIGSMTQMGTVRLGKRTEGRTPKVKEFVPLAGLNDLVFTGWDIFEDDMYTAASKAGVIEKDLLDKVKPFLQSVKPRQAVFDRHYVKKLDGHNVKKGKSKMDLAEQVRADIREFKKSSGADRLVMIWCGSTEIFMQQTEAHTSVKTFEKALQQNSQDIAPSMIYAYAALSEGVPFANGAPNLTVDIPAMQELSRRNSAPICGKDFKTGQTLIKTVLAPTFKARMLGVSGWYSTNILGNRDGEVLDDPESFKTKEESKLGVLEHILQPDLYPELYGNIFHKVRINYYPPRGDNKEGWDNIDIFGWLNYPMQIKVDFLCRDSILAAPIVLDLVLFLDLAHRTPELQGIGIQEWLSFFFKSPMTAPGLYPEHDLFIQSMKLKNTLRHLRGEEMITHLGLEYYD; encoded by the coding sequence ATGGCGAAAGAGAAGAAGACTGCCAGCGACAAGATTGCAGCTGCCAAGGGCAAGCTAGGCATCATGATTCCCGGAATGGGAGCAGTGGCAACCACGTTCGTTGCCGGAGTCGAAGCCGTCCGTAAAGGACACGCAAAGCCAATCGGCTCGATGACGCAAATGGGCACGGTGCGTTTGGGCAAGCGCACCGAGGGCCGCACACCGAAGGTAAAGGAATTCGTTCCGCTCGCCGGCCTCAACGATCTCGTCTTTACCGGCTGGGATATCTTCGAAGATGACATGTACACCGCCGCCAGCAAGGCGGGCGTGATCGAGAAAGATTTGCTCGACAAAGTGAAGCCGTTCCTGCAATCGGTGAAGCCGCGCCAGGCTGTCTTCGACCGGCACTACGTGAAGAAACTCGACGGCCACAACGTGAAGAAAGGCAAGTCGAAGATGGACCTCGCCGAGCAGGTCCGCGCTGACATTCGCGAGTTCAAAAAAAGTTCCGGCGCGGATCGTCTGGTGATGATCTGGTGCGGATCGACTGAGATCTTCATGCAGCAGACCGAGGCGCACACTTCGGTAAAAACATTCGAAAAAGCTCTGCAGCAGAACAGTCAGGACATCGCTCCCTCGATGATCTACGCCTACGCGGCGCTCTCGGAAGGTGTGCCTTTCGCAAACGGCGCCCCGAATCTGACGGTCGACATTCCAGCCATGCAGGAGCTCTCCCGTCGCAATAGCGCACCAATATGCGGCAAGGATTTCAAAACGGGACAGACGCTCATCAAAACTGTGCTTGCTCCAACTTTCAAAGCCCGCATGTTAGGCGTGAGCGGCTGGTACTCGACGAATATCCTGGGGAATCGCGACGGCGAGGTACTCGACGATCCCGAGTCATTCAAAACCAAAGAAGAATCCAAGCTCGGCGTCCTAGAGCACATCCTCCAGCCCGATCTCTATCCCGAGCTCTACGGCAATATCTTTCACAAGGTCCGGATCAACTACTACCCACCGCGCGGCGATAACAAAGAAGGCTGGGACAACATCGACATCTTCGGTTGGCTCAACTACCCGATGCAGATCAAGGTCGATTTCCTCTGCCGAGACTCGATCCTTGCAGCTCCGATCGTCCTTGACCTGGTTCTATTCCTCGATTTAGCTCACCGGACGCCTGAGTTGCAGGGAATCGGCATTCAGGAATGGCTGAGCTTTTTCTTCAAATCGCCGATGACTGCGCCTGGACTCTATCCAGAACATGATCTCTTCATTCAGTCGATGAAGCTGAAGAACACGCTGCGCCATCTGCGCGGCGAAGAGATGATCACGCACTTGGGGCTGGAGTATTACGACTGA
- a CDS encoding SDR family oxidoreductase, with protein sequence MNTKRVAVVTGSSSGFGLLTVVELAKAGHFVVATMRDVNRRERLDAALASAGKLADRVEVRQLDITEFEKIPSVISDIARDHSRIDVLVNNAGFAVGGFAEDVALDELRLQLDTNFFGQVAVTKAVLPTMRAQRSGHIIMVSSILGLIGQPMVSSYCASKHALEGWAEALRIEVRSLGIKVVLVEPGGYKTDIWTRNVLVSRASTDGTSPNKERSRRYVDGVKESHRELPDPIDVASLIVRVSQDPNPKLRYRSGRDAKMGYFMRAMLPWSVWERMVERRTKIG encoded by the coding sequence ATGAATACGAAGAGAGTCGCAGTCGTTACCGGCAGCTCCAGCGGCTTTGGCTTGCTGACGGTCGTGGAACTCGCAAAAGCTGGACATTTCGTTGTTGCGACCATGCGCGATGTGAATCGGCGCGAGCGATTGGACGCTGCGCTCGCGTCTGCCGGAAAACTGGCTGATCGAGTCGAGGTGCGACAGCTTGACATAACAGAATTCGAGAAAATTCCTTCAGTAATCTCCGATATAGCTCGCGATCACAGTCGCATTGATGTTCTCGTGAATAACGCAGGCTTTGCCGTCGGTGGCTTTGCGGAAGATGTCGCCCTCGACGAACTGCGGCTGCAGCTCGATACAAACTTCTTCGGGCAAGTTGCCGTGACAAAGGCCGTGCTTCCAACGATGCGCGCGCAACGATCCGGGCACATCATTATGGTCTCTTCCATTTTGGGACTAATCGGACAGCCGATGGTTTCGAGCTACTGCGCTTCGAAGCACGCCCTCGAAGGATGGGCTGAAGCGTTACGCATCGAAGTTCGGTCGCTTGGAATCAAAGTTGTGTTGGTCGAACCAGGCGGCTACAAAACAGACATCTGGACTCGCAATGTTCTGGTCAGTCGAGCATCGACGGACGGCACGTCTCCGAACAAAGAACGTAGCAGGAGGTACGTCGATGGCGTGAAGGAGTCGCATCGAGAGTTGCCGGACCCGATCGATGTGGCAAGCCTGATCGTTCGCGTCTCGCAGGATCCGAATCCAAAGCTGCGCTACCGCTCAGGACGGGACGCCAAGATGGGCTACTTCATGCGCGCGATGCTGCCCTGGAGCGTTTGGGAGCGTATGGTGGAAAGGCGAACGAAGATTGGTTGA
- a CDS encoding SDR family NAD(P)-dependent oxidoreductase produces MSAPLQDKVAIVTGGSRGIGLAIAEKLAGMGCEVVITARKRDELEKVAQSIRKTGGKCEGVPCDVSSLSDVQQLAGKIGDRPKKLKIVINNAGIGGFSSPLHETDPETWDKIINTNLRGVYYMIRAFAPILIANGGGDIVNISSLAGKNALPNGATYSASKWGLNGLSYSVAEELRAHNIRVTVVCPGSVNTDLSPHTGKNLSKMLQPADVAHVVAMVVTQAPQSFASEILLRPTQKP; encoded by the coding sequence GTGAGTGCTCCATTGCAGGACAAAGTCGCCATCGTAACCGGTGGAAGCCGCGGCATCGGCCTGGCGATTGCCGAGAAGCTTGCCGGAATGGGATGCGAGGTCGTAATCACTGCGCGCAAGCGCGACGAATTGGAAAAGGTCGCGCAGAGTATTCGCAAGACTGGCGGCAAATGCGAAGGCGTGCCTTGTGACGTGAGCTCGCTATCCGACGTGCAGCAACTCGCGGGCAAGATCGGCGATCGCCCGAAGAAGCTCAAGATCGTGATCAACAACGCCGGAATCGGCGGCTTTTCGTCACCGCTGCACGAGACCGATCCTGAGACTTGGGACAAAATCATCAATACCAATCTGCGTGGTGTGTACTACATGATCCGCGCATTTGCCCCCATCTTGATCGCGAACGGCGGAGGCGACATCGTCAACATCTCCTCGCTCGCGGGCAAGAACGCGTTGCCGAATGGCGCGACTTACTCGGCTTCGAAATGGGGCCTGAACGGATTGTCGTACTCGGTTGCAGAAGAGCTGCGGGCGCACAACATTCGCGTGACCGTGGTCTGTCCCGGATCGGTGAACACAGACCTGAGTCCGCACACCGGAAAGAATCTCAGCAAAATGCTGCAACCGGCCGACGTGGCGCATGTCGTGGCGATGGTCGTTACGCAGGCGCCACAGTCTTTCGCTAGCGAGATCCTTCTGCGGCCTACGCAAAAACCTTAA
- a CDS encoding HAD family hydrolase — translation MSAHLQNGTPQTLLIDADDTLWENNIYFERAIADFISFLNHHAFTPEQVRARLNEVERESIKTHGYGIRSFANALCKTFECLSVEALTGELRDKIHAFAFRIAEYPVEVIAGVPETLKHLNAREHHLILMTKGNPAEQISKVERSGLQEYFAAVEVVAEKNAGAYHGVAEKYGLDQEVTWMVGNSPRSDVNPALEAGLHAVFVPHDMTWVLEHEEIGTPSRSGQRLLTLGRFTELQKHF, via the coding sequence GTGTCAGCCCACCTCCAGAACGGAACGCCGCAAACGCTGCTCATCGACGCGGATGACACGCTCTGGGAGAACAACATCTACTTCGAGCGCGCGATTGCAGATTTCATCTCTTTCCTCAATCATCACGCGTTCACGCCGGAGCAGGTTCGCGCGCGGCTGAACGAAGTCGAGAGGGAGTCGATCAAGACGCACGGATACGGCATTCGCAGTTTTGCCAACGCGCTCTGCAAGACATTCGAGTGTCTGAGCGTCGAAGCATTGACAGGAGAGCTGCGCGATAAAATCCATGCGTTTGCATTTCGGATTGCCGAGTATCCGGTAGAAGTTATCGCGGGAGTTCCAGAAACGCTCAAGCATCTCAACGCGCGAGAGCATCACCTCATCCTGATGACCAAAGGCAATCCTGCCGAGCAGATTTCCAAAGTGGAACGATCGGGATTGCAGGAGTACTTCGCTGCCGTGGAAGTTGTGGCAGAGAAGAATGCGGGAGCCTATCACGGCGTCGCTGAAAAGTATGGTCTTGATCAGGAGGTTACATGGATGGTCGGCAACAGCCCGCGTTCCGACGTGAATCCGGCGCTGGAGGCTGGCTTGCACGCCGTGTTTGTGCCGCATGACATGACTTGGGTCCTGGAGCACGAAGAGATCGGCACCCCCTCACGTTCGGGACAGAGATTGCTGACTCTGGGGCGATTTACCGAGCTTCAGAAGCACTTCTGA
- a CDS encoding DUF1800 domain-containing protein, with protein sequence MHKNRKLLASLLLLLTLTSALAVVAADKKKNKKSKAQANAAAMQMDEQKRAIHVLNRFTFGPRPGDVQRVEAIGIDNWFEQQLHPEKIDDSALEARLAPFRTLKMSTNELVRDFPPPQVIKAVEKGKASIPRDPQEKAIYEAALDRQRQKQEAKQDAANAQAAAQNGDTQAPPDARGGKRRRGGADMEDRMYASLSADSLMDEPPDQRFKDLMKMGPDDMRAVARSLNQQERERLVDGFTPQQKETLLAMVNPQQVVQGELIQAKLLRAIYSERQLDEVMTDFWMNHFNVFINKGADRYMLTAYERDVIRPHALGKFKDLLVATAKSPAMLFYLDNWQSIGPDSDFARFGGERQRPGRLRRGPFGMIVYDPPRPRREQNPEQKKKRASGLNENYAREIMELHTLGVDGGYTQKDVTELAKVLTGWTIDKPQQGGEFKFDERRHEPGTKIVLGKKFKEDGENEGMKALDMLAHYPSTARFISKKLAMRFVSDDPPQSLVDHMAKTFLDSDGDIREVLRTMYHSPEFWAPQTYRAKVKTPLEFVVSAIRASGADVQTPQALNNQLQKLGMPLYAMQPPTGYSMKADAWVNSAALLNRMNFGLALASGKLPGIQWNPSATLNENQMPHDPDGALANFENALLDGDVSKQTHATILNELNDPQAAARNNVPAAEGTNLRLIAGLLLGSPEFQRR encoded by the coding sequence ATGCACAAGAATCGGAAGCTATTGGCCTCGCTGCTTCTGCTTCTAACGCTGACTTCGGCGCTCGCCGTCGTCGCCGCCGACAAGAAGAAAAACAAAAAATCAAAAGCTCAGGCCAACGCTGCTGCGATGCAGATGGACGAGCAGAAGCGGGCGATCCACGTGCTCAATCGCTTTACCTTTGGCCCACGGCCGGGCGACGTGCAGCGTGTCGAAGCCATAGGCATCGACAACTGGTTCGAGCAACAGCTTCATCCGGAGAAGATCGACGACTCGGCGCTCGAAGCGCGGCTAGCTCCGTTTCGAACGCTCAAGATGAGCACGAATGAGCTCGTGCGGGACTTCCCTCCTCCGCAGGTGATCAAGGCAGTCGAAAAAGGCAAGGCTTCGATCCCACGTGATCCGCAGGAAAAGGCGATCTACGAAGCAGCACTTGATCGTCAGCGCCAGAAGCAGGAAGCCAAGCAGGACGCTGCGAATGCTCAAGCCGCGGCGCAGAATGGCGACACCCAGGCCCCACCAGATGCCAGAGGAGGAAAACGACGTAGAGGCGGCGCCGATATGGAAGATCGCATGTACGCGTCGCTCAGCGCCGACTCTCTAATGGACGAGCCTCCTGACCAGCGCTTCAAAGATCTGATGAAGATGGGGCCCGATGACATGCGCGCGGTTGCACGATCGCTGAATCAGCAGGAGCGCGAGCGACTGGTCGACGGCTTCACACCGCAGCAAAAGGAAACCTTGCTGGCAATGGTGAATCCGCAGCAAGTGGTGCAGGGCGAGCTTATCCAGGCGAAGCTGCTGCGCGCGATCTACAGCGAGCGCCAGCTTGATGAAGTGATGACCGACTTCTGGATGAACCACTTCAACGTCTTCATCAACAAAGGCGCTGATCGTTACATGCTCACCGCGTATGAGCGGGATGTGATTCGTCCGCATGCGCTGGGCAAATTCAAAGATCTGCTGGTGGCTACGGCGAAGAGCCCAGCGATGCTCTTCTACCTCGACAACTGGCAAAGCATTGGACCCGATTCCGATTTCGCGCGCTTCGGTGGAGAGCGCCAAAGGCCTGGCCGTTTGCGCCGCGGTCCGTTTGGAATGATCGTGTACGATCCGCCACGGCCGCGTCGCGAGCAGAATCCAGAACAAAAGAAAAAACGTGCGAGTGGACTGAACGAGAACTACGCGCGCGAGATTATGGAGCTGCACACGCTCGGGGTCGATGGCGGCTACACACAGAAAGACGTCACGGAACTCGCGAAGGTGTTGACCGGCTGGACCATCGATAAGCCGCAACAGGGCGGCGAATTTAAGTTTGACGAGCGCCGTCACGAGCCGGGCACGAAGATCGTGCTTGGCAAGAAATTCAAAGAGGACGGCGAGAACGAAGGCATGAAGGCGCTCGACATGCTCGCGCACTATCCTTCGACGGCTCGCTTCATCTCCAAAAAGCTCGCGATGCGATTCGTCTCTGACGATCCACCGCAGTCGTTAGTGGATCACATGGCGAAAACTTTCTTGGACTCCGACGGCGACATCCGCGAAGTTCTGCGCACGATGTATCACTCGCCTGAGTTTTGGGCTCCGCAGACATATCGGGCAAAGGTAAAGACTCCGCTGGAATTTGTGGTTTCGGCGATCAGGGCGTCAGGTGCGGATGTGCAGACTCCGCAAGCTCTAAATAACCAATTGCAAAAGCTCGGCATGCCGCTGTATGCGATGCAGCCTCCCACCGGTTATTCGATGAAGGCCGACGCGTGGGTGAACTCTGCGGCGCTGCTGAATCGCATGAACTTCGGTTTGGCGCTGGCATCAGGAAAGCTGCCGGGCATTCAGTGGAATCCGTCGGCAACGTTGAACGAGAACCAAATGCCGCATGATCCTGACGGAGCATTAGCCAATTTCGAGAACGCGTTGCTCGACGGTGACGTATCGAAGCAGACGCATGCGACGATTCTGAACGAATTGAATGATCCCCAAGCTGCAGCGCGCAACAACGTTCCGGCAGCCGAGGGTACAAATTTGCGACTAATCGCTGGATTGCTTCTGGGATCACCGGAGTTCCAGCGTCGATAG
- a CDS encoding DUF1501 domain-containing protein, with product MAITRRAFLKGGAMALVGTSAIPSFLTRAVYGSTAPITGKKRLVVLFQRGAADGLNIVVPHGEQAYYSMRPTIAIPRPSTGQLSAIDLDGFFGLHPAMESFKPLWDQGHLAIIHAAGSPDETRSHFDAQDFMESGTPGLKSTEDGWLNRAMQTLQEQHSPFSAVALSTALPRTLAGKFPAVALSNINDFGVGGRNPNAAPISNTFEAMYAQSVDSILHGTGQETFEAVKMLKAADPARYTPAPGANYPRGRFGDSLRQVAQLLKADLGVEVAFADIGGWDHHVNEGSTQGQLANVLREFSQSIAAFWNDLGDLGENTVLVSMSEFGRTARQNGNGGTDHGHANVMFVVGGPVRGGKVYGRWPGLDQSQLYQGRDLALTTDFRQVLGEMVDRHLGNRDLAQVFPGFQSSSNKFLRILG from the coding sequence ATGGCAATCACAAGAAGAGCATTCCTGAAGGGTGGCGCGATGGCGCTTGTGGGAACCTCGGCGATCCCGAGCTTCCTCACCCGGGCGGTCTATGGATCCACGGCTCCCATAACGGGAAAGAAGCGCCTGGTGGTGCTCTTTCAGCGCGGCGCCGCGGACGGTCTGAACATCGTCGTGCCGCACGGCGAGCAGGCGTATTACTCGATGCGTCCGACGATTGCTATTCCTCGTCCTTCAACCGGTCAGCTCTCGGCCATCGATCTCGATGGATTCTTTGGACTGCATCCTGCGATGGAATCTTTCAAGCCACTGTGGGATCAGGGACATCTCGCGATCATTCACGCTGCCGGCTCTCCCGACGAAACACGCTCGCACTTCGACGCGCAGGATTTCATGGAGTCGGGCACACCAGGATTGAAGTCCACCGAAGATGGCTGGCTGAACCGCGCGATGCAGACGCTCCAGGAACAGCACTCTCCGTTTAGCGCAGTCGCGTTGAGCACAGCGCTGCCGCGTACGCTTGCGGGAAAATTTCCCGCAGTCGCGTTGAGCAACATCAATGACTTCGGCGTCGGCGGTCGCAATCCGAATGCAGCGCCGATCAGCAACACGTTCGAGGCGATGTACGCGCAGTCGGTGGATAGCATCCTTCATGGCACCGGCCAAGAGACCTTCGAAGCCGTGAAGATGCTCAAGGCCGCCGATCCGGCGCGGTACACGCCGGCTCCCGGAGCAAATTATCCGCGTGGCCGATTTGGAGACAGCCTGCGACAAGTTGCACAACTGCTGAAAGCCGATCTTGGAGTAGAAGTGGCGTTCGCCGATATTGGCGGGTGGGACCATCATGTAAACGAAGGCAGCACACAAGGTCAGCTCGCTAACGTGCTGCGCGAGTTCTCGCAATCTATCGCAGCGTTCTGGAACGACCTCGGCGATCTCGGCGAAAACACCGTGCTGGTTTCAATGTCAGAGTTCGGGCGCACCGCGCGTCAGAATGGCAACGGTGGCACGGACCACGGACACGCTAACGTGATGTTCGTTGTAGGTGGTCCAGTGCGCGGCGGAAAAGTGTACGGCCGCTGGCCGGGTCTCGATCAATCGCAGCTCTATCAAGGCCGCGACCTTGCGCTGACAACCGATTTCCGCCAGGTGCTCGGAGAAATGGTCGATCGCCACTTGGGAAATCGCGATCTCGCGCAGGTGTTCCCGGGATTCCAGAGTTCTTCGAACAAATTCTTGAGAATTTTGGGATAA
- a CDS encoding type II toxin-antitoxin system PemK/MazF family toxin: MPIPSRGEVWLIDFGFAGKTRPALVVSVSFGDQDRALITVVPHTTSLRGSQFEVTVPASFLKPGAFLVQGVTTFPSATALHKLGALRPEAFEEVLSALLRWLGYSKP; the protein is encoded by the coding sequence ATGCCGATACCAAGTCGCGGTGAGGTTTGGCTCATCGATTTTGGTTTCGCCGGCAAGACCAGACCTGCGCTCGTCGTTAGCGTCTCGTTTGGGGATCAGGATCGGGCACTAATCACTGTTGTACCTCACACGACTTCGCTGCGGGGTTCGCAATTTGAAGTCACGGTTCCAGCGTCATTCCTGAAACCGGGCGCATTCCTTGTTCAAGGAGTGACCACTTTTCCGTCAGCCACGGCGTTGCACAAACTAGGTGCGCTCCGTCCTGAAGCTTTCGAAGAAGTGCTTTCCGCCTTGCTGCGCTGGCTGGGGTACTCGAAACCGTAG